The following are from one region of the Stigmatella ashevillena genome:
- a CDS encoding DUF2378 family protein — MHAHLESLRPVMDLDVERQLRHRMAMTSPLDTAHGMFFSGVLEVVRTLGGSEAADRCQEVSEVRRFIAPVHYPVLSLLRMMLVAVRDLGPRAGGGSAVLRLMGRRAAQDFLRSAAGRTMLVLSEGSARRLLNQLPSSYRAVVSYGERRMIWFQGEHSGRLVTQGDFMPTAYTKGLLQGVLEAVEARNISVSGSPLGLLDSEYELAWD; from the coding sequence ATGCACGCACACCTTGAGTCTTTACGACCGGTGATGGACCTCGATGTGGAGCGCCAGCTCCGCCACCGGATGGCGATGACCAGCCCCCTGGATACGGCACACGGGATGTTCTTCAGCGGGGTGCTGGAAGTCGTTCGTACACTCGGTGGGAGCGAGGCCGCGGACCGCTGCCAGGAAGTCTCGGAAGTGAGGCGCTTCATCGCGCCGGTTCATTACCCCGTCTTGAGTCTGCTGCGCATGATGCTCGTGGCGGTGAGAGACTTGGGGCCTCGCGCGGGAGGCGGCTCGGCGGTGCTTCGCCTCATGGGGCGCCGGGCCGCGCAGGACTTTTTGCGCTCCGCCGCGGGCAGGACGATGCTCGTGCTGTCGGAGGGCAGTGCGCGCCGGCTCCTCAACCAGCTGCCGTCCAGTTACCGCGCCGTGGTCAGCTACGGCGAGCGGCGGATGATCTGGTTCCAGGGCGAGCACAGTGGCCGCCTCGTCACGCAAGGGGACTTCATGCCAACGGCCTACACGAAGGGCCTGTTGCAGGGCGTGCTGGAAGCGGTGGAGGCCCGGAACATCTCGGTCAGCGGCAGCCCCCTGGGACTGCTCGACAGCGAATACGAGCTTGCCTGGGACTGA
- a CDS encoding CARDB domain-containing protein, with protein MRIQKWWAGALASALVGCVVGPYPDDWDSGNGSGGSEVPSPWEPDPGATGVDFQVEFLSGPSALGVGSLVRARLCNRGTVSGTTQVAFVLSRDAVIDSRDAWLGSSESFLVQPGKCQEVSASVNVPDVAEGTYVLGAIADLEDRVRESNENNNFRSGSSIQVNRTGPSLPSLSWRAPKASDSLQVPHLVVQSAPGSTIRVYASQNCTGSEVASGEAGSGSSCEIPIYTPGYTSGGYSARSYNGAGNASGCASIPSYGGGGGGGGCGGSDGGSGGGGGGYGSNGYGDGGSDGGSGNCDNTPPAPPVIVEATWQYGSTRHELRVKGTAEPGSTVGLFIDVACTGTPAATATVGSNGTFNLVVLVDASSPGSLRRVFFAAKDAAENVSTCIEGPTYETPCAPGYGNCDGNPANGCETDLTSDVNHCGTCGTTCPGQATTVGVCMASQCSTSCAPGRYDCDGNAANGCESDCACAPTACTIDRQAELVITSLSVVEDPVRTAPGGAWHFGTLMKAMAGNQDPSTLVRQWLRTWNSAQTVNGMTLPARAQMQTLVLGPWEQRSGGASKPLDFNTAPFRLLAIVNRMDLREPGVQAGEGRFIFGVLDTQGKPLEFTLILEYTLPGSSPEAILAWARDWHTLGQLGLGSANYKAKLQQITDRFTLAGVMPTRPFGSAISQLRTNEAALSTLWEMREFSLTVQGLKPAGMALTPDFGFNNSASLGNFIRANEAAILAEQYQVPTVFSGSPFLAAAARVPDETFFWRAPSVSVEARHKFSLNTCSGCHSGETKTDFTHILPRAAGQASNLSLFMRGISVKDPLGNVTRTFNDMGRRAEDMAALVCGSGTALNASLTGVPPASNLPRSRVH; from the coding sequence ATGCGGATACAGAAGTGGTGGGCGGGCGCACTTGCCAGTGCGCTCGTGGGCTGTGTCGTAGGACCTTATCCAGACGATTGGGATTCCGGTAACGGCTCGGGAGGCTCGGAGGTTCCCAGCCCCTGGGAGCCCGATCCAGGCGCTACCGGGGTGGATTTCCAGGTCGAGTTCCTGTCCGGCCCCTCGGCGCTGGGAGTGGGCTCGCTGGTGCGTGCGCGGTTGTGCAACCGGGGCACTGTGTCTGGCACCACCCAGGTCGCCTTTGTCCTGTCGAGGGATGCCGTCATCGACTCTCGCGACGCGTGGCTGGGCTCCAGCGAGAGCTTCCTGGTGCAACCCGGCAAATGCCAGGAGGTCAGCGCGAGCGTCAACGTGCCAGATGTCGCCGAAGGGACCTATGTGCTGGGCGCCATCGCGGATCTGGAGGACCGGGTACGCGAGTCGAACGAGAACAACAACTTCCGTTCGGGCAGCAGCATTCAGGTGAACCGCACCGGTCCGTCCCTGCCCAGTCTCTCCTGGCGGGCGCCCAAGGCGTCGGATTCCCTGCAGGTTCCCCACCTGGTGGTGCAATCCGCGCCCGGTTCCACCATCCGTGTCTATGCCAGTCAGAACTGCACGGGCTCGGAGGTGGCGAGCGGCGAGGCCGGCTCGGGGAGCTCCTGCGAGATTCCCATCTATACCCCGGGCTACACCTCCGGGGGCTATTCGGCACGCTCTTATAATGGTGCGGGCAACGCTTCGGGGTGCGCCTCCATCCCGTCCTACGGCGGCGGTGGTGGGGGAGGTGGCTGCGGCGGAAGTGATGGAGGCAGCGGCGGGGGCGGCGGGGGTTACGGCAGCAACGGCTATGGCGATGGCGGCTCTGACGGAGGGAGTGGGAACTGTGACAACACTCCGCCGGCGCCTCCAGTCATCGTCGAAGCGACCTGGCAGTACGGGAGTACCCGTCATGAACTGCGTGTGAAGGGCACCGCCGAGCCCGGGAGCACGGTGGGTCTCTTCATCGACGTGGCCTGCACGGGGACGCCGGCCGCCACCGCCACGGTGGGCTCCAATGGGACATTCAACTTGGTGGTGCTCGTGGATGCCTCCAGCCCTGGCTCCCTCCGCCGGGTGTTCTTCGCCGCGAAGGATGCCGCTGAGAACGTCTCGACCTGCATCGAGGGGCCGACCTATGAAACGCCCTGCGCGCCCGGTTACGGCAACTGCGATGGGAACCCGGCCAACGGCTGTGAGACCGACCTCACCTCGGACGTGAACCACTGCGGAACGTGCGGAACGACCTGTCCGGGACAGGCCACGACCGTGGGGGTCTGCATGGCCAGCCAGTGCAGCACGTCCTGTGCGCCGGGAAGGTATGACTGTGACGGGAATGCAGCCAATGGCTGCGAGTCCGACTGTGCGTGCGCCCCGACCGCGTGCACCATCGATCGTCAGGCGGAGCTGGTCATCACCTCGCTCTCCGTGGTGGAGGATCCCGTGCGGACCGCACCGGGAGGGGCCTGGCACTTCGGCACCTTGATGAAGGCGATGGCGGGAAACCAGGATCCGTCCACGCTGGTGCGCCAGTGGTTGCGCACCTGGAACTCGGCGCAGACGGTCAATGGCATGACCTTACCAGCCCGTGCGCAGATGCAGACGCTGGTGCTCGGGCCCTGGGAGCAGCGCAGCGGCGGGGCCAGCAAGCCGCTCGATTTCAACACGGCGCCGTTCCGGCTCCTGGCCATCGTCAACCGCATGGACTTGCGCGAGCCCGGTGTCCAGGCGGGCGAAGGGCGCTTCATCTTCGGCGTGCTCGACACGCAGGGCAAGCCGCTCGAGTTCACCCTCATCCTGGAATACACGCTGCCGGGAAGCAGCCCGGAGGCCATCCTGGCCTGGGCGCGGGATTGGCACACCCTGGGACAGCTCGGCTTGGGGAGCGCCAACTACAAGGCGAAGTTGCAGCAAATCACCGATCGATTCACGTTGGCAGGGGTGATGCCCACCCGGCCCTTTGGCAGCGCAATCAGCCAGCTCCGCACGAATGAAGCCGCGCTGTCCACCCTGTGGGAGATGCGGGAGTTCTCGCTGACGGTGCAAGGCCTGAAGCCGGCTGGGATGGCGCTGACGCCGGACTTTGGCTTCAACAACTCGGCCTCTCTGGGCAACTTCATCCGCGCGAACGAGGCGGCCATCCTCGCCGAACAGTACCAGGTGCCGACGGTCTTCTCGGGGTCACCGTTCCTGGCTGCGGCCGCGCGGGTTCCGGATGAGACCTTCTTCTGGCGTGCGCCCTCCGTCAGCGTCGAGGCCCGGCACAAGTTCTCGCTGAACACGTGCAGCGGGTGCCACTCGGGCGAGACGAAGACGGACTTCACGCACATCCTCCCGCGGGCCGCGGGGCAGGCCTCGAACCTGTCTCTCTTCATGCGGGGGATCTCGGTGAAGGACCCTCTGGGCAACGTGACGCGGACCTTCAATGACATGGGCCGCCGCGCCGAGGACATGGCCGCACTGGTGTGTGGCAGTGGCACCGCCCTGAACGCCAGCCTGACGGGCGTCCCACCGGCCTCCAATCTGCCCCGGTCCCGCGTGCACTGA
- a CDS encoding response regulator produces MGRASAITILMADDDADDRELAREALRVSQIPSDLRCVEDGEELFEYLNRRGRYSDPQTAPAPGLILLDLNMPRMDGREVLRTLKNDPLLKRIPVIILSTSRRDEDVLRSYDLGANCFITKPGSFSELIQLMKVLDAHWVQTAELPRPALS; encoded by the coding sequence ATGGGACGCGCAAGTGCAATCACCATCCTGATGGCGGACGATGACGCGGATGACCGGGAGCTCGCCCGGGAGGCCTTGCGGGTCAGCCAAATCCCCAGCGACTTGCGATGTGTCGAAGATGGTGAGGAGCTGTTCGAGTACCTGAACCGGCGGGGCCGCTACAGCGACCCCCAGACCGCGCCTGCTCCGGGGCTCATCCTGCTGGACTTGAACATGCCGCGCATGGACGGCCGGGAAGTGCTGCGCACGCTCAAGAACGATCCGCTCCTGAAGCGCATCCCGGTCATCATCCTGAGCACCTCTCGCCGGGATGAGGATGTGCTGAGGAGCTATGACTTGGGAGCCAACTGCTTCATCACCAAGCCAGGCTCTTTCTCGGAACTCATCCAGTTGATGAAGGTCCTGGATGCCCACTGGGTCCAGACCGCCGAACTTCCCCGCCCGGCCCTCTCATGA
- a CDS encoding sigma 54-interacting transcriptional regulator, with protein MKPPRSRPFKDRSPRKPLYVQVMTQPALHGCWSVNISETGIGLVATSLEGTDAGPREGQIFELAFSLPDSHARIRVQGEVRWRHDTAVANGGTVMAMGVIFRSFEGSNRVTLVRYLQESALQVAVAYATESQARLIRLAIEGHARLGHATSSTEVQALLNRGDVAVLLVAGTDEVQALALVEQLAARRMEEVDLTGAAPPSDMAARIVYCAPAPAERLVELFNAGGIFRALGPSPEPEAIRHAVLDAGREHGVRTEQRRLALELERNLLRERALLEGTAGTPTPVGSDGRGFSSPPMKRVMEMVRVAAPHRVAVLLQGETGTGKEVLARIIHKLSGRGNVPLVVQDCGALTETLLESELFGHVKGAFTGAVADHPGLFVLADGGTIFLDEIENTTPNLQAKLLRVLEGGDVRPVGGTQVRHVDVRVVAASNRDLAQEVRAGRFRADLFYRLNSFTIDIPPLRERPEDTLSLARHFLELFNQALKRSASGVTPEVEEALLAYPWPGNARELRNVMERAVLLSKPGEMVNRSLLPPVMLAGLRSGNTAPGGSLRTRMEQLERDLIREALEQSGGVLRRAAVALGMDPVTLGRRARRHGLWKGS; from the coding sequence ATGAAGCCCCCCCGTTCCAGGCCGTTCAAGGACCGCAGCCCCCGCAAGCCCCTGTACGTGCAGGTGATGACCCAGCCAGCGCTGCACGGGTGCTGGTCCGTCAACATCAGCGAAACGGGGATTGGCCTGGTGGCCACCTCGCTCGAGGGAACCGACGCGGGGCCTCGGGAGGGGCAGATTTTCGAGCTGGCCTTCTCGCTGCCGGACTCGCACGCGCGCATCCGAGTCCAGGGCGAGGTGCGCTGGCGGCATGACACGGCGGTGGCCAACGGCGGCACCGTGATGGCGATGGGGGTGATCTTCCGGTCGTTCGAAGGGTCGAACCGGGTCACGCTCGTGCGCTACCTCCAGGAGAGCGCCCTCCAGGTGGCGGTGGCCTACGCGACGGAGTCCCAGGCGCGGCTCATCCGCCTGGCGATCGAGGGGCACGCACGGCTGGGCCATGCGACCTCTTCGACGGAAGTGCAGGCCTTGCTGAACCGGGGAGACGTGGCGGTCCTGTTGGTGGCCGGGACGGACGAGGTGCAGGCCCTGGCGCTGGTGGAGCAGTTGGCCGCCCGCCGCATGGAGGAGGTGGACCTCACCGGAGCGGCACCTCCCAGCGACATGGCGGCCCGCATCGTCTACTGCGCGCCCGCCCCGGCCGAGCGGCTGGTGGAGCTGTTCAACGCCGGGGGCATCTTCCGGGCCCTGGGCCCTTCGCCCGAGCCGGAAGCCATCCGGCATGCGGTGCTGGACGCGGGGCGCGAGCACGGCGTGCGCACAGAGCAACGGCGCCTGGCGCTCGAGCTGGAGCGCAACCTGCTGCGCGAGCGAGCGCTCCTGGAGGGCACCGCGGGCACACCCACCCCAGTGGGCAGCGATGGGCGCGGCTTTTCCAGCCCTCCGATGAAGCGAGTGATGGAGATGGTGCGCGTGGCGGCCCCGCACCGGGTGGCGGTGCTGCTGCAAGGGGAGACGGGCACGGGCAAGGAGGTGCTGGCGCGCATCATCCACAAGCTGAGTGGCCGTGGGAACGTGCCCCTGGTGGTGCAGGACTGCGGCGCGCTCACCGAGACGCTCCTGGAGAGTGAGCTGTTCGGCCACGTGAAAGGCGCCTTCACCGGCGCGGTGGCCGACCACCCAGGCCTCTTCGTGCTGGCGGACGGCGGCACCATCTTCCTGGATGAAATCGAGAACACCACCCCCAACCTCCAGGCCAAGCTCCTGCGCGTGCTGGAGGGCGGAGATGTGCGCCCCGTGGGAGGCACCCAGGTGCGCCACGTGGATGTGCGCGTGGTGGCGGCGAGCAACCGAGACCTGGCCCAGGAGGTGCGCGCCGGGCGATTCCGGGCGGACCTGTTCTACCGGCTCAACAGCTTCACCATCGACATTCCCCCCCTGCGCGAGCGCCCCGAGGACACCCTCTCGCTGGCGCGGCACTTCCTGGAGCTCTTCAATCAGGCGCTGAAGCGCTCGGCGAGCGGGGTGACGCCCGAAGTGGAGGAGGCCTTGTTGGCCTACCCATGGCCCGGCAACGCGCGCGAGCTGCGCAACGTGATGGAGCGGGCGGTGCTCCTGTCCAAGCCCGGAGAGATGGTGAACCGGAGCCTGCTCCCGCCGGTGATGCTGGCGGGCCTGCGCTCAGGCAACACGGCCCCGGGCGGTTCGCTGCGGACCCGGATGGAACAGTTGGAGCGCGACCTCATCCGCGAGGCATTGGAGCAGAGCGGCGGCGTGCTGCGGCGCGCGGCAGTGGCGCTGGGCATGGATCCGGTGACGTTGGGACGCAGGGCCCGCCGCCACGGCCTGTGGAAGGGCAGTTAG
- a CDS encoding ATP-binding response regulator, with amino-acid sequence MSVLLVEDDEDDFLLVRDALRAMGSGRVTLDWVREADPALSALAAGRHDVCLLDYQLGAHTGLELLEQARCQGWHTPIILLTGMTAGGEVDHQAQQAGAADFLAKSELTPVLLERSIRYAIQHARTLEALRRSQASFRELIERQPDGITVLSAGRAVYANPAMARLGGVSQEALLGQTLDALMVQLLGAEEWPRLRASLEGVDGLVAPREARLLRPSGEAIPVELARLPVVFDGLPCSMWIARDLTERKLLQSRLMLAERMASLGMVAGTVAHDINNPLSYVLANLHHLETDVLPRLPLAEGERTEVRTLLADIRHGAQSSRDIIQQLRVFSHGDKEGRLEPVEVHRVLESSLRMVQHTLRQRARLVREYTQPLLVMANEGKLGQVFMNLLINAAEAIPEGAVEHHEIRLVTKVHAGEVVIEFHDTGAGISPERRARVFEPFFTRTPSGVDTGLSLSVCRSIVTGLGGRMELESELGRGSLFRLFLPITERQSVPTTPPPLPLPFSALPRRGRILIVDDDRMVGVAIRRALQREHEVVVLTEAREALERLAAGEPFDLILCDMMMPEMSGMELHEELFRVSSRAAGRMVFLTGGAFTPRAREFLGRVGNPCMEKPFLPEELRQLVQSLLANWSLTPTRA; translated from the coding sequence ATGAGCGTCCTGCTGGTCGAGGACGATGAGGATGACTTCCTGCTGGTCCGGGACGCGCTGCGGGCCATGGGCTCTGGACGGGTGACGCTGGATTGGGTTCGCGAGGCGGACCCGGCGCTCTCGGCGCTGGCGGCGGGGCGCCACGATGTGTGTCTATTGGACTACCAGCTCGGGGCGCACACGGGCCTGGAACTGCTGGAGCAGGCACGGTGCCAGGGCTGGCACACGCCCATCATCCTGTTGACGGGCATGACAGCGGGCGGCGAGGTGGATCATCAGGCGCAGCAGGCAGGGGCCGCGGACTTCCTGGCGAAGTCCGAGCTGACGCCGGTCCTGTTGGAGCGCTCCATCCGCTATGCCATCCAGCATGCGCGGACGCTGGAGGCATTGAGGCGCTCGCAGGCCAGCTTTCGTGAGCTCATCGAGCGGCAGCCGGATGGCATCACCGTGCTGTCGGCGGGGCGGGCCGTCTACGCGAACCCCGCCATGGCCCGGCTGGGGGGGGTGTCCCAAGAGGCGCTTCTGGGCCAGACGCTGGACGCGCTGATGGTCCAACTGCTGGGGGCCGAGGAATGGCCGAGGCTGAGGGCGTCGCTGGAGGGAGTGGACGGCCTGGTGGCGCCCCGGGAAGCGCGCCTGCTGCGCCCCTCGGGCGAGGCGATTCCCGTGGAACTGGCCCGATTGCCCGTGGTGTTCGATGGCCTGCCGTGCTCCATGTGGATTGCCCGGGACCTGACCGAGCGCAAGCTGCTCCAGTCGCGCCTCATGCTGGCCGAGCGCATGGCCTCGCTGGGGATGGTGGCGGGGACGGTGGCGCATGACATCAACAACCCGCTCTCCTACGTGCTCGCCAACCTCCATCACCTGGAAACCGATGTGCTGCCGCGCTTGCCGTTGGCGGAGGGCGAGCGGACCGAGGTGCGCACCTTGCTGGCGGACATCCGGCACGGGGCGCAGAGCTCCCGCGACATCATCCAGCAGTTGCGAGTCTTCTCGCATGGAGACAAGGAGGGGCGGCTGGAGCCCGTGGAGGTGCACCGGGTGCTCGAGTCCTCCTTGCGCATGGTGCAGCACACCCTCCGGCAGCGGGCCCGGCTGGTCCGGGAGTACACCCAGCCGCTCCTGGTGATGGCGAATGAGGGGAAGCTCGGGCAGGTGTTCATGAACCTGCTGATCAACGCGGCCGAAGCCATTCCAGAGGGGGCCGTGGAGCACCATGAGATCCGCCTCGTCACGAAGGTGCATGCCGGGGAAGTGGTCATCGAGTTCCACGACACGGGGGCGGGCATCTCCCCAGAGCGGCGTGCGCGGGTGTTCGAGCCCTTTTTCACGCGCACCCCCAGTGGCGTGGACACGGGCCTGAGCCTGTCCGTGTGCCGGAGCATCGTGACGGGCCTGGGCGGACGCATGGAGTTGGAGAGCGAGCTGGGGCGGGGCAGCCTCTTCCGGCTCTTCTTGCCCATCACAGAGCGGCAGTCCGTGCCCACCACGCCGCCTCCGCTTCCGTTGCCCTTCAGCGCCCTGCCCCGGCGCGGGCGCATCCTCATCGTGGATGATGACCGGATGGTGGGAGTGGCCATCCGCCGAGCGCTCCAGCGGGAGCACGAGGTGGTGGTGCTGACGGAGGCGCGCGAGGCGTTGGAGCGGCTGGCGGCTGGGGAGCCGTTCGACCTCATTCTCTGCGACATGATGATGCCGGAGATGAGCGGGATGGAACTGCACGAGGAGCTCTTCCGGGTGTCTTCTCGGGCAGCGGGAAGAATGGTGTTCTTGACGGGCGGAGCCTTTACCCCGCGGGCCCGGGAGTTCCTCGGGCGGGTGGGAAACCCCTGCATGGAGAAGCCGTTCCTGCCGGAGGAGCTTCGCCAACTCGTGCAATCGCTGCTGGCCAACTGGTCTCTCACCCCGACGAGGGCGTGA
- a CDS encoding poly(A) polymerase, with product MSHERFTTSREVYHRIRWDPRFDAREFVIGYDAHSGEMEEVPFAAFVPDGEIPWHRVWYFRRGHDRVWDRKSRTDLLSALASSPAEPPASPGSPLTGEAPAFTPLPAYQFDSHEASWCEAVSVGTPGTGLLPSVEELTVVTFNVLFDLHEAEQIDTPRRIPAALSLLRAADADIIALQEVTEPFLRALMETPWIREHYFLSEGPGAATVTPYGQLLLSRLPFASLSQCVFSRDKRVIAGEFRLKGSTLWVATPHLTSHRAHAPGHSRAAQLRALTGWANALGTRGPNAPDVVLAGDFNFSEDSAEADTFTSHGFTDAWPLLRPGEPGYTFDPERNALATVMTTSGRRQRLDRVLVRSPSGRLTPRAVTLFGEAPLPAPQAPSGGPLFTSDHFGVKCVLHLGETRSPAVSRALLAAPVHESAVVLIPPEAQWGPIQSLRAKHDRNHQRWMPHVTLLYPFVPEEHFLEAEALIVEALRPFEPFQVTLTGFSFFEQHASVTAWLQPEEHPRGALKSLQAALEAALPQCDEQGRKSEQGFTPHLSVGQFPRSGPLDIRQKLLSWEQDWQPLSFEAQEICLISRRGNGPFEVRRRISLGGARRALSGSRVTLHDALSAREGWESDEAHRARHQAVKRLGEVCSRLGLELYPYGSFLMGTSSGGSDVDAVVTGPAHLSREDFAHTLIQALSQEEASEGARFIADAAIPLVKLSLGGVPFDVSYASRPEGVAPCPPAELLARHGERLDLAGFRSLTGWADTDALLERVGRGDTELERFRALLRAVKTWAKARGVYSHALGYLGGFSWAVLTAWACLRAPPDSSRTEEQLLAYFFEMFAAWPWPLPVTLTPGTARYLPEGKRDQMPVVAPALPPRNTARNVSRSTLRVLREELARASEALRQARRDGTEEAWETLFAPVDGSGQTAQVVVSVEATSHEDRQVAAGWILGHLTALVYRLEGDRRLFLRPFPPSQSEGPFHIGLSAQGPDAQEALSRHPGAFLQRTLDEFRESFHAWSHRPPGASLSVQLAAG from the coding sequence ATGTCCCACGAGCGTTTCACCACCAGCCGCGAGGTCTACCATCGCATTCGCTGGGATCCGCGGTTCGATGCCCGCGAGTTCGTCATCGGCTACGACGCTCACTCCGGGGAGATGGAAGAGGTGCCCTTCGCGGCCTTCGTTCCCGATGGGGAGATTCCCTGGCACCGCGTCTGGTACTTCCGGAGGGGACACGACAGGGTGTGGGACCGGAAAAGCCGCACCGACTTGCTGTCCGCCCTCGCCTCAAGCCCGGCCGAGCCGCCCGCTTCTCCCGGCTCGCCTCTGACCGGCGAAGCCCCCGCGTTCACGCCGCTCCCCGCGTACCAGTTTGATTCACACGAAGCGTCCTGGTGCGAAGCTGTGTCCGTCGGCACCCCGGGCACGGGGCTTCTTCCATCCGTGGAGGAGCTCACCGTCGTCACCTTCAACGTCCTCTTTGATCTTCATGAGGCGGAGCAGATCGACACCCCGCGGCGTATCCCCGCAGCCCTCTCCCTGTTGCGCGCAGCCGATGCCGACATCATCGCCCTTCAGGAAGTCACCGAGCCCTTCCTCCGAGCGCTCATGGAGACACCGTGGATCCGCGAGCACTATTTCCTCTCGGAGGGCCCCGGGGCCGCCACCGTCACGCCCTACGGGCAGCTTCTCCTCTCGCGGTTGCCTTTCGCCTCACTGAGCCAGTGCGTCTTCTCCCGCGACAAGCGGGTGATCGCCGGAGAGTTTCGTCTGAAGGGAAGCACGCTGTGGGTGGCCACCCCTCACCTGACGAGCCACCGCGCCCACGCTCCTGGCCATTCGCGAGCCGCTCAACTCCGTGCGCTCACCGGCTGGGCGAATGCGCTGGGGACTCGCGGCCCGAACGCGCCCGATGTGGTGCTGGCGGGAGACTTCAACTTCAGCGAGGACTCTGCCGAGGCCGACACCTTCACATCACACGGGTTCACCGACGCCTGGCCCCTGCTGCGGCCTGGAGAGCCTGGGTACACATTTGATCCCGAACGGAATGCGCTCGCCACGGTGATGACGACCTCTGGACGGCGCCAGCGCCTGGACCGGGTGCTCGTGCGCTCCCCTTCGGGCCGGCTCACGCCCCGCGCCGTGACGCTCTTTGGGGAGGCACCCCTCCCAGCGCCCCAAGCGCCCTCAGGAGGACCGCTCTTCACTTCGGATCACTTCGGGGTGAAGTGTGTGCTCCACCTGGGAGAGACGCGTTCTCCTGCTGTCTCACGGGCTCTCTTGGCAGCCCCTGTGCACGAATCCGCCGTGGTGCTCATCCCCCCGGAAGCCCAATGGGGACCCATTCAGTCTCTGCGCGCGAAGCACGACCGGAACCATCAGCGCTGGATGCCCCATGTGACGTTGCTCTACCCGTTCGTCCCAGAGGAGCACTTCTTGGAGGCCGAGGCGCTCATCGTGGAGGCCCTGAGGCCTTTCGAACCGTTTCAGGTGACGCTCACCGGGTTCAGTTTCTTCGAGCAGCACGCCAGCGTGACCGCCTGGCTCCAGCCGGAGGAGCACCCCCGTGGCGCGCTGAAGTCCTTGCAAGCCGCGCTCGAGGCAGCGCTGCCTCAGTGCGATGAGCAAGGCCGCAAGTCCGAACAGGGCTTCACCCCCCACCTCAGCGTCGGACAGTTCCCTCGCTCGGGCCCCCTGGACATCCGGCAGAAACTCCTCTCGTGGGAACAAGACTGGCAGCCCCTGTCCTTCGAGGCCCAGGAGATCTGTCTGATCAGCCGCCGCGGCAACGGCCCCTTCGAGGTGAGGCGACGCATTTCCCTCGGGGGAGCCAGACGGGCCCTCTCCGGCTCCCGGGTCACCCTGCATGACGCCCTGTCCGCACGAGAAGGCTGGGAATCCGACGAGGCCCATCGGGCGCGGCATCAGGCCGTGAAACGGCTGGGAGAGGTGTGCTCCCGGCTTGGGCTGGAGCTGTACCCTTATGGCTCATTCCTGATGGGAACGAGCAGCGGGGGAAGTGACGTGGATGCCGTGGTGACCGGCCCCGCCCACCTGTCCCGCGAAGACTTCGCACACACGCTCATCCAGGCACTCTCCCAGGAGGAGGCAAGCGAAGGGGCTCGCTTCATCGCCGATGCCGCCATTCCGCTGGTGAAACTGTCGCTCGGCGGCGTGCCTTTCGACGTGTCCTACGCGAGCCGTCCCGAGGGCGTGGCGCCCTGCCCACCCGCCGAGTTGCTGGCACGGCATGGGGAGCGGCTGGATCTCGCGGGCTTTCGCTCGCTCACGGGCTGGGCAGACACGGACGCACTGCTCGAACGCGTAGGGCGGGGGGACACGGAACTCGAGCGATTCCGCGCCCTGCTGCGCGCCGTGAAAACCTGGGCCAAAGCGCGAGGGGTGTACTCCCATGCGCTCGGTTACCTGGGAGGATTCTCCTGGGCCGTGCTGACCGCCTGGGCCTGTCTACGCGCCCCACCGGACTCCTCGCGCACCGAGGAGCAGTTGCTCGCGTATTTCTTCGAGATGTTCGCGGCCTGGCCGTGGCCCCTGCCCGTCACCCTCACCCCTGGGACTGCGCGCTATCTCCCCGAGGGCAAGCGCGACCAGATGCCCGTGGTGGCGCCCGCGCTCCCACCGCGCAACACCGCACGCAATGTGTCGCGCTCGACGCTCCGCGTCCTTCGTGAAGAACTCGCTCGCGCCAGCGAGGCGCTGCGGCAAGCGCGCAGGGACGGGACGGAAGAGGCCTGGGAAACCCTGTTCGCGCCCGTGGATGGCTCCGGCCAGACCGCCCAGGTGGTGGTCTCCGTCGAGGCCACGTCCCATGAGGATCGGCAGGTGGCCGCGGGCTGGATCCTCGGCCATCTCACGGCTTTGGTGTACCGGCTGGAGGGAGACCGTCGGCTCTTCCTCCGCCCATTCCCGCCCTCCCAGTCCGAGGGGCCCTTCCACATCGGCCTGTCCGCCCAAGGCCCGGATGCACAGGAAGCCCTCTCACGCCATCCGGGGGCTTTCCTCCAACGGACGTTGGACGAGTTCCGGGAGTCCTTTCACGCCTGGAGCCACCGGCCTCCAGGCGCATCCCTCTCCGTTCAGCTCGCCGCTGGCTGA